A window of the Desulfotignum phosphitoxidans DSM 13687 genome harbors these coding sequences:
- a CDS encoding sulfite exporter TauE/SafE family protein: protein MGANEKTKRTGFEIQEELEATKTTIMERLIPGKRQIIGFLSGIVPLFIMFLVGCWLAGNPFEATWRASESGYNIAHGLVGTNQWHIIWYVVLVGLFFEFMDASAGMGFGTVMSPVLMSLGFTPLQVVPVIMIQQASAGLIGAFLHREFENVEWKWNPMSETIKLWLLISILGVAAVITSIIGVYGIFKTAKVWIKLYVVILLVMMGAVALYQAYQQHKGKKRPYRFKRMGFFAFLAGFNKGIGGGGYGPVITVGGLISGVPVKSQLAVTAICEGTVSTVAAILWFTMLGSGMKIDFLLLPTMMITAIGGGVLAPYATRVFPQKFWTYTVPVYCLIVAVICIWKLWPSLSKALGLM, encoded by the coding sequence ATGGGTGCCAACGAAAAAACAAAAAGAACCGGGTTTGAAATCCAGGAGGAGCTTGAAGCCACCAAAACAACCATCATGGAGCGGTTGATACCTGGAAAACGGCAAATCATCGGATTTTTATCGGGAATCGTCCCCTTGTTCATCATGTTTCTGGTCGGCTGCTGGCTGGCCGGCAACCCGTTTGAAGCGACCTGGCGGGCATCTGAATCAGGGTATAATATTGCCCACGGACTGGTGGGCACCAACCAGTGGCATATTATCTGGTATGTGGTGTTGGTGGGCCTGTTTTTTGAATTCATGGATGCCTCCGCCGGCATGGGGTTCGGCACGGTCATGAGCCCCGTGCTCATGTCTCTGGGGTTTACCCCCTTGCAGGTGGTGCCGGTCATCATGATTCAGCAGGCTTCCGCCGGCCTGATCGGGGCATTTCTGCACCGGGAGTTTGAAAACGTGGAATGGAAATGGAATCCCATGTCGGAAACCATTAAATTGTGGCTGCTGATTTCCATCCTGGGCGTAGCAGCAGTTATTACATCAATCATTGGGGTCTATGGCATATTCAAAACCGCCAAAGTCTGGATCAAGCTCTATGTGGTGATCTTGCTGGTGATGATGGGCGCTGTTGCATTATACCAGGCGTACCAGCAGCACAAGGGCAAAAAAAGGCCGTATCGATTCAAACGAATGGGATTTTTCGCCTTTCTGGCGGGTTTTAACAAGGGGATCGGCGGCGGCGGATATGGTCCGGTGATCACTGTCGGGGGATTGATTTCAGGTGTTCCCGTTAAATCCCAGCTGGCCGTGACGGCCATCTGTGAAGGCACTGTCAGTACCGTGGCCGCCATTCTCTGGTTCACCATGCTGGGGTCCGGCATGAAAATTGATTTTCTGCTGCTGCCCACCATGATGATCACAGCCATCGGCGGCGGTGTTCTGGCCCCTTATGCCACCCGGGTGTTTCCCCAGAAATTCTGGACCTACACCGTACCGGTATACTGCCTGATCGTCGCGGTCATCTGTATCTGGAAACTCTGGCCGTCTCTGAGCAAGGCCCTGGGGCTCATGTAA
- a CDS encoding sodium:calcium antiporter: MEELLLRVVPGLPTLVLLIVIGVCILLLSKGADWAIDGVVALARRTGLPRIVIGATIVSLGTTLPEAFVSVMAAWTGNPGLALGNAVGSIIADTGLILGVACVMTRVPMNKFILQRTGWVQVGSATLLVVIALISLWIMPEPVIKRGIGFLFLGLLALYMYATYSWAKSGGNQAMDGEAEDESDEMGIPKSFLMIFGGLFLVILGARVLIPCASECAVRVGVPQDVIAATLVAFGTSLPELMTAFAAIRKGHPEIMVGNVVGADVLNCLFVIGASASATPLAIPENFFLFHFPVMLLILWSFRAFIAMQNKKGYFERWQGGWLLGIYLIYVVLQYALNVNIPH; this comes from the coding sequence ATGGAAGAATTGCTTTTACGTGTTGTCCCGGGATTACCCACCTTGGTGCTGCTGATCGTTATCGGCGTGTGTATTCTGCTGTTGTCCAAGGGGGCGGACTGGGCCATTGACGGGGTAGTAGCCCTGGCCCGGCGGACCGGGCTTCCCCGGATCGTTATCGGTGCCACCATCGTTTCATTGGGAACCACCCTGCCGGAAGCATTTGTTTCGGTCATGGCGGCCTGGACCGGCAACCCCGGCCTGGCTTTGGGCAATGCCGTGGGATCCATCATTGCAGACACCGGCCTGATTCTCGGGGTTGCCTGTGTCATGACCCGGGTGCCCATGAACAAATTTATTTTGCAGCGCACCGGCTGGGTCCAGGTGGGTTCGGCCACACTGCTGGTGGTTATTGCGTTGATATCCCTGTGGATCATGCCCGAACCGGTGATCAAGCGGGGAATCGGATTTCTGTTTCTGGGCCTGCTGGCTCTGTATATGTATGCCACCTACTCCTGGGCCAAATCCGGTGGAAACCAGGCCATGGATGGCGAAGCAGAGGATGAGTCGGATGAGATGGGGATACCCAAGTCTTTTCTTATGATTTTCGGTGGGCTGTTTCTGGTGATTCTGGGTGCCCGGGTTCTGATTCCCTGCGCTTCGGAATGTGCCGTGCGTGTGGGCGTACCCCAGGATGTCATTGCCGCCACCCTGGTGGCATTCGGCACCTCGCTGCCGGAACTGATGACCGCGTTTGCCGCCATCCGCAAAGGCCATCCGGAAATCATGGTGGGCAATGTCGTGGGTGCGGACGTGCTCAACTGCCTGTTTGTCATCGGCGCATCCGCTTCCGCCACGCCGCTGGCTATCCCTGAAAATTTCTTTCTCTTCCATTTTCCGGTGATGCTGCTGATTCTCTGGTCGTTCCGTGCATTTATCGCCATGCAGAATAAAAAGGGATATTTTGAACGGTGGCAGGGGGGATGGCTGCTGGGGATCTATTTGATTTATGTGGTTCTCCAGTATGCCCTGAATGTGAATATCCCGCATTAG
- a CDS encoding CBS domain-containing protein: MESCKVKTVLMPFSSGVSLDYAVTPEDRLTHAVQLMLLYGINRIAVVKNGHPMGIVRLDDALEKLGLKKYV; this comes from the coding sequence ATGGAATCATGCAAAGTCAAAACCGTTCTGATGCCTTTCTCATCCGGCGTGAGCCTGGATTATGCGGTCACCCCGGAAGACAGGCTGACCCATGCCGTGCAGTTGATGCTGCTTTACGGGATCAACCGCATTGCCGTGGTCAAAAACGGGCATCCCATGGGCATCGTCCGCCTGGATGATGCCCTGGAAAAACTGGGGTTGAAAAAATATGTCTAA
- a CDS encoding sigma-54-dependent transcriptional regulator, translating to MSLKILVVDDEKDMLALLSRYISEDTAYQVQTENNPMEALAVFKQERFDLVIMDLKMPKMGGLDLLRQIKKIRPDTSAIIMTAYATIETAVEAIQEGAYDYITKPFRRERILLTIDKALQWRRMIFENMSLREELVQKDATRPLIGSSNAIKSVIQEIKQVAPTTATVLITGPSGTGKELAARAIHQFSLRKAFPMITVNCTAISENVIESELFGHVKGAFTGAWKDKKGLVEEADGSTLFLDEIGDLNLSMQTKLLRLLQEGEYKPVGSTRTRHADIRFVAATNHDLETDIKNGMFREDLFYRLNVICLHMPGLDRRPEDIPLLAQHFIKKYALLYQKDITQISESALKHLKAYSFSGNVRELENLIERGVIFCRTTALEPEDIFPGAGVPADIPSSEMSRDILEMPFREAKEAALALFYNQYIKNALTHSSGNISRAAEKAGIQRQYLHRLIKETGLDAEGFKFSS from the coding sequence ATGTCATTGAAGATTCTTGTTGTGGATGATGAAAAAGATATGCTGGCCCTGCTTTCCCGGTATATTTCAGAAGATACCGCTTATCAGGTCCAGACGGAAAACAATCCCATGGAGGCATTGGCAGTCTTTAAACAGGAACGGTTCGACCTGGTGATCATGGATTTAAAAATGCCGAAAATGGGGGGGCTTGATCTCTTACGTCAGATCAAGAAAATCCGGCCCGACACATCGGCCATTATCATGACCGCCTATGCCACCATTGAAACGGCCGTGGAAGCGATCCAGGAAGGGGCGTATGATTACATCACCAAGCCTTTCCGCCGGGAACGGATTCTGTTGACCATTGACAAAGCCCTGCAGTGGCGGCGGATGATTTTTGAAAACATGTCCTTAAGGGAAGAACTGGTTCAAAAGGATGCCACCCGGCCCCTTATCGGATCATCCAATGCCATCAAATCCGTTATACAGGAAATCAAACAGGTGGCCCCCACCACGGCCACGGTGCTCATCACCGGGCCGAGCGGAACCGGAAAAGAACTGGCCGCCCGGGCCATCCACCAGTTCAGCCTGCGCAAAGCCTTTCCCATGATCACGGTCAACTGTACGGCCATTTCAGAAAACGTGATTGAAAGCGAATTGTTCGGCCATGTCAAAGGGGCGTTCACCGGGGCCTGGAAGGACAAGAAAGGCCTGGTGGAGGAAGCGGACGGCAGCACCCTGTTTCTGGATGAAATCGGGGATTTGAATCTTTCCATGCAGACCAAATTGCTGCGCCTTCTCCAGGAAGGAGAATATAAACCCGTGGGCAGCACCCGCACCCGGCATGCGGACATCCGGTTCGTGGCAGCCACCAACCATGATCTGGAAACAGACATAAAAAACGGGATGTTCAGAGAAGATCTGTTTTACCGGCTCAATGTAATCTGTCTGCACATGCCCGGCCTGGACCGGCGGCCCGAGGACATCCCTTTGCTTGCCCAACATTTTATAAAAAAATATGCCCTGTTGTATCAGAAAGATATCACACAGATATCGGAATCCGCGCTGAAACACCTGAAAGCGTATTCCTTTTCCGGCAATGTCCGGGAGCTGGAAAACCTGATTGAACGGGGGGTTATTTTCTGCCGCACTACAGCCCTTGAACCGGAGGATATTTTTCCGGGTGCCGGGGTGCCGGCTGACATCCCATCCAGTGAGATGTCCAGAGATATTCTTGAAATGCCGTTCCGAGAAGCCAAAGAAGCGGCGTTGGCCCTGTTTTACAATCAATATATCAAAAACGCGCTCACCCACAGCAGCGGCAACATCAGCCGGGCCGCTGAAAAGGCGGGGATCCAGCGCCAGTATCTTCACCGCCTCATCAAGGAAACGGGCCTGGATGCGGAAGGTTTCAAATTTTCCTCATGA